The Terracoccus luteus genome includes a region encoding these proteins:
- a CDS encoding polysaccharide biosynthesis tyrosine autokinase, with the protein MELRDYLDVARKRWRVIVAVTLAVVAAAALWTATTTRTYASTTQFFVSTSGGDNAASLQQGNTFTQARVKSYTQLLESPKILDPVIAATGLDTTAAALAGQISATVPLDTVVIEVTVTDTSATRAADIARAIAGTFPKAIADIEQVQSDQQSPVKVTVVKQAAVDPTPVSPRPARNLALGLALGLLLGAAVAVLRDVLDQRVKSSRDLESVTDATVIGGIAYDADAGDHPLIVQVDPRSPRAEAFRSVRTNLQFIDVTDAPRTIVVTSSVAGEGKSTTVANLGLTLAETGHSVAIIEGDLRRPRLLEYLGFEGAVGLTDVLIGRLEAHEAMQQFGRSDLWLLGAGPIPPNPSELLGSPSMAALIERLGQRFDHVLIDAPPLLPVTDAAVLSTLVDGAVVVVGAGVVTRDQLRHALDSLEAVNGRVLGVILNRLQAGEGGAYGTYAYDYSADTERTTARGPGRLPAWLTRGSRGSARPGRYGRGRTGTDAAEAVTGGADAVAPARATTRTGAPAGRTGIRPTPPRTDDPRAGDADAAAPRPEVARR; encoded by the coding sequence GTGGAGCTTCGCGACTACCTGGACGTGGCCCGGAAGAGGTGGCGCGTCATCGTGGCCGTCACCCTGGCGGTCGTCGCCGCGGCCGCCCTCTGGACGGCGACGACGACGCGGACCTACGCCTCGACGACCCAGTTCTTCGTCTCGACCTCGGGGGGTGACAACGCCGCCTCGCTGCAGCAGGGCAACACCTTCACCCAGGCCCGGGTGAAGTCGTACACGCAGCTGCTCGAGTCGCCGAAGATCCTCGACCCGGTCATCGCCGCGACGGGGCTCGACACGACCGCCGCCGCCCTCGCCGGCCAGATCAGCGCCACCGTGCCGCTCGACACCGTCGTCATCGAGGTCACCGTCACCGACACGAGCGCCACCCGGGCCGCCGACATCGCGCGGGCCATCGCGGGCACCTTCCCGAAGGCCATCGCCGACATCGAGCAGGTGCAGTCCGACCAGCAGAGCCCGGTCAAGGTCACCGTCGTCAAGCAGGCCGCGGTCGACCCGACCCCGGTCAGCCCCCGCCCGGCCCGCAACCTCGCGCTCGGGCTGGCCCTCGGGCTGCTGCTCGGCGCGGCCGTGGCCGTGCTGCGCGACGTGCTCGACCAGCGGGTCAAGAGCAGCCGCGACCTCGAGAGCGTCACCGACGCCACCGTCATCGGCGGCATCGCCTACGACGCCGACGCGGGCGACCACCCGCTCATCGTGCAGGTCGACCCCCGCTCACCGCGGGCCGAGGCCTTCCGCTCCGTGCGCACCAACCTGCAGTTCATCGACGTCACGGACGCACCGCGCACCATCGTCGTCACCTCGTCGGTGGCGGGCGAGGGCAAGTCGACGACGGTCGCCAACCTCGGGCTCACCCTCGCCGAGACCGGGCACAGCGTCGCCATCATCGAGGGCGACCTGCGCCGCCCCCGCCTGCTGGAGTACCTCGGCTTCGAGGGCGCGGTCGGCCTGACCGACGTGCTCATCGGCCGGCTCGAGGCGCACGAGGCGATGCAGCAGTTCGGCCGCAGCGACCTGTGGCTGCTCGGTGCCGGGCCGATCCCGCCCAACCCGAGCGAGCTGCTCGGCTCGCCGAGCATGGCCGCCCTCATCGAGCGCCTCGGTCAGCGCTTCGACCACGTCCTCATCGACGCCCCGCCGCTGCTGCCGGTGACCGACGCCGCGGTGCTCTCGACCCTCGTCGACGGGGCGGTCGTCGTCGTCGGGGCCGGCGTCGTCACCCGTGACCAGCTGCGCCACGCCCTCGACTCGCTCGAGGCGGTCAACGGCCGGGTGCTCGGGGTCATCCTCAACCGCCTGCAGGCGGGTGAGGGCGGCGCCTACGGCACGTACGCCTACGACTACTCGGCCGACACCGAGCGCACGACCGCTCGTGGCCCCGGACGCCTGCCCGCGTGGCTGACGCGGGGCTCGCGCGGGTCCGCGCGCCCGGGCCGGTACGGCCGCGGCCGTACCGGCACCGACGCCGCCGAGGCCGTGACGGGCGGTGCGGATGCCGTCGCGCCGGCCCGGGCGACCACGCGCACGGGCGCACCCGCGGGGCGGACCGGCATCCGGCCGACGCCTCCGCGGACCGACGACCCGAGGGCGGGCGACGCGGACGCCGCGGCGCCGCGGCCCGAGGTCGCCCGACGCTGA
- a CDS encoding PIG-L deacetylase family protein has product MTGVDRPDETVAAAPAALTLTSTTSSVSALPAMAGMTGMTGAAGSTGGSAEDDLPVGVERRLSAPPPLALLLGRSRSETVRAALDRHGCACTDLRTVDVLAGVSELPAFHVLFVGADAVTDDEGVRLVRELHAVSPNARVLLLAGPDDLSPPLLVVAMRAGISDVVDPDDAMALDATIAKVLRQASARADRVLAIGAHPDDVEIGCGGTLLDHRRRGDTVSVFTLSHGAVGGDQQDRMLEAAAAAATMGAELMLADLPDTRLDGGVDTIRLLEAVVRLVDPTIIYTHSRHDQHQDHRSVHTAVISASRHVPQVFAFQSPSATNEFAPTKYVAIDDVVVRKVDLLRLFDSQRDRSYLEPEMVIAAARYWARSLAPRARYAEPFEIVRSLTRPLQRAVSQVVDESGPTAPVLDLHQRTAVDA; this is encoded by the coding sequence GTGACCGGTGTCGACCGACCCGACGAGACGGTCGCCGCCGCACCCGCAGCGCTGACCCTCACGTCCACCACGAGCTCCGTGTCCGCCCTACCGGCGATGGCCGGGATGACCGGGATGACCGGCGCGGCCGGGTCGACGGGCGGGTCCGCGGAGGACGACCTCCCCGTCGGCGTCGAGCGCCGGCTCTCGGCCCCGCCGCCGCTCGCGCTGCTGCTCGGCCGGTCGAGGTCCGAGACCGTGCGCGCCGCCCTCGACCGGCACGGGTGCGCGTGCACCGACCTGCGCACCGTCGACGTGCTCGCCGGCGTCTCGGAGCTGCCCGCCTTCCACGTGCTCTTCGTCGGGGCCGACGCCGTGACCGACGACGAGGGGGTGCGGCTCGTGCGTGAGCTGCACGCCGTGAGCCCGAACGCCAGGGTGCTGCTGCTCGCCGGCCCCGACGACCTCAGCCCGCCGCTGCTCGTCGTCGCCATGCGCGCCGGCATCAGCGACGTCGTCGACCCCGACGACGCGATGGCCCTCGACGCCACGATCGCCAAGGTCCTGCGGCAGGCGAGCGCCCGCGCCGACCGGGTGCTCGCCATCGGCGCCCACCCCGACGACGTCGAGATCGGTTGTGGTGGCACGCTGCTCGACCACCGCCGCCGCGGCGACACGGTCTCCGTGTTCACCCTCAGCCACGGTGCGGTCGGTGGCGACCAGCAGGACCGCATGCTCGAGGCGGCCGCGGCCGCCGCCACCATGGGCGCCGAGCTCATGCTCGCCGACCTGCCGGACACCCGGCTGGACGGGGGCGTGGACACCATCCGGCTGCTCGAGGCCGTCGTGCGCCTCGTCGACCCGACGATCATCTACACCCACTCCCGCCACGACCAGCACCAGGACCACCGCTCGGTGCACACCGCCGTCATCAGCGCGAGCCGCCACGTGCCGCAGGTCTTCGCCTTCCAGTCGCCCTCTGCCACCAACGAGTTCGCTCCGACCAAGTACGTCGCGATCGACGATGTCGTCGTGCGAAAGGTCGACCTGCTGCGCCTGTTCGACTCGCAGCGCGACCGCTCCTACCTCGAGCCCGAGATGGTCATCGCCGCCGCCCGCTACTGGGCGCGCAGCCTCGCGCCCCGGGCCCGCTACGCCGAGCCGTTCGAGATCGTGCGCAGCCTCACCCGGCCGCTCCAGCGCGCCGTGAGCCAGGTCGTCGACGAGAGCGGGCCGACCGCGCCGGTGCTCGACCTGCACCAGCGGACGGCGGTCGACGCATGA
- a CDS encoding protein tyrosine phosphatase: protein MTSWPAQPDSPTDRPDATPGGTDGRVLVVCTGNVARSPYLERRLRRLLGDAGRTTEVVSAGTGALVGSDMDPESATLLAQHGGDPSGFVARRLTADIVAGADLVVCAAREHRAAVVTLLPRALNRTFTLGDLADLARGGQLSAAADALAAAGQNRPSAVAAAAASLRGTVPPRSAADSDVVDPYRRGRGVYEQMARQIEADLAPVAAALVGRD, encoded by the coding sequence ATGACCTCGTGGCCGGCGCAGCCGGACTCCCCGACCGACCGTCCGGACGCCACTCCCGGAGGCACCGACGGACGGGTGCTCGTCGTCTGCACGGGCAACGTCGCGCGCTCGCCCTACCTCGAGCGGCGGCTGCGGCGGCTGCTCGGCGACGCGGGCCGCACGACCGAGGTCGTCAGTGCCGGCACCGGCGCGCTCGTCGGCTCGGACATGGACCCGGAGTCGGCGACCCTGCTCGCGCAGCACGGCGGCGACCCGTCGGGGTTCGTCGCCCGCCGGCTCACCGCCGACATCGTGGCCGGCGCCGACCTCGTCGTCTGCGCCGCCCGTGAGCACCGGGCCGCCGTCGTCACGCTCCTGCCCCGCGCCCTCAACCGGACCTTCACCCTCGGCGACCTCGCCGACCTCGCCCGCGGCGGGCAGCTGTCGGCGGCCGCGGACGCGCTCGCCGCCGCCGGCCAGAACCGCCCGTCCGCCGTGGCGGCCGCGGCGGCCTCACTGCGGGGCACCGTGCCGCCCCGGTCGGCCGCCGACTCCGACGTCGTCGACCCGTACCGGCGGGGGCGCGGCGTCTACGAGCAGATGGCCCGGCAGATCGAGGCCGACCTGGCACCCGTGGCCGCGGCGCTCGTAGGACGCGACTGA
- a CDS encoding S8 family serine peptidase has product MPLSRRPHPARLAVAATLSTALTASLVALAPTGSAAADPTPGSPPAPPTASGPTTTAVPGRSDRVTLITGDVVTVTDAGGGRRTASVEPGAGRETVTFSTTEVDGELMVLPSDAVPYVARGVLDDDLFEVSSLVDDGYAGRDSLPLVVAYADPDPTARRAPVTGTRTTRALPSIGGAALTATTAELDDVWRSLTPGSASGSTPGARATNPAPTTLGGFSHVWLDGRVRPSLDHSVPQIGAPAAWAAGFRGKGVEVAVLDTGVDATHPDLADRVTEQRDFSESASGPTDHFGHGTHVASTIAGTGAASGGRLQGVAPEATILSGKVLGDDGSGYDSWIIAGMEWATASGATVVNMSLGGGPTDGSDPLSLAVDRLSAQTGALFVVAAGNEGEEETVGAPGAAPAALTVAAVDRDENLAEFSSRGPRLGDGGLKPEISAPGVDIVAARAAGTTMGTPVDERYTTASGTSMATPHVAGAAALLAQQHPGWDGARLKDALVSSARPNPTLSVWQQGAGRVDLARAVSQSVFASATADFARPTEEGPVTRTVTYRNDGDVPAELALRLDVSDADVAGRTTDAFSAPSAVTVPARGSADVVVTLDTTRLERGRWSGALVASAGDGDVTRTAVGALRSGPRHRVTVRAVDFEGRDTGAPVLTLFGDRPGTDWVQYVSEGDPLQMDVEEGTYLLHALVNQYDPQDQRLGEILDPALTITGDTEIVLDARLTRKVLVQTPQPAQQQTVLSLYAHREFGTGRRVSHGVMEFGENTIWVTPTRAPADGTFEFSTRWQLVRPSALLTVPGLGERPQVNLLPDSPVLPEPTTYDLVAPGPSLAGATGKVAVVRSAGWDDEQVLLRRAAKVGVAGIVVVRPPDYSIRTVFQPTARPAAVPSMVTTTADGDRLVARAQQGRARVTLDLRRTSPYLYDVVTVATGRVPDQVVHVVSPSNSRRITTTYGDMGSGGWADEQRFGWRPWQDYAWNDTRRLVATPSQREEWVSTGDTLWQHRVSHLRDGWAQGPLDSGLSELPTSYPPGRETERWYAPVVRPAAAPGVPSRRVGDRLELRVAEFVDADGHVAVGYDGEQQARLYRDGSLVAELPYGQADVITTPGEARYRLHLATTRRGPEWQWGVRTSTSWSFRSAHTPEAGADLDLLQVRYDVPAAADGRVTARAHTVGIEVRRQDGSSVAGATLAVSSSGDRGTTWSSLPVRRVGDGFQVSVPAGSDPVSLRVDAADRSGSLVQQTVVDAYGRR; this is encoded by the coding sequence ATGCCGTTGTCACGCCGGCCGCACCCCGCCCGCCTCGCCGTCGCCGCCACCCTCTCGACCGCCCTCACCGCGTCGCTCGTCGCCCTCGCGCCGACCGGCTCCGCCGCGGCAGACCCGACTCCGGGGTCGCCGCCGGCGCCGCCGACCGCGTCGGGCCCGACGACCACGGCCGTCCCCGGTCGCAGCGACCGCGTCACCCTCATCACCGGCGACGTCGTCACGGTCACGGATGCCGGGGGCGGGCGCCGCACCGCGTCCGTGGAGCCCGGCGCGGGGCGCGAGACGGTCACCTTCAGCACGACGGAGGTCGACGGCGAGCTCATGGTGCTGCCGAGCGACGCCGTGCCCTACGTCGCCCGGGGCGTGCTCGACGACGACCTCTTCGAGGTGAGCAGCCTCGTCGACGACGGCTACGCCGGACGTGACAGCCTGCCGCTCGTCGTCGCCTACGCCGACCCCGACCCGACCGCCCGCCGGGCCCCGGTCACGGGCACCCGCACGACGCGGGCCCTGCCGAGCATCGGTGGCGCGGCCCTGACCGCGACCACCGCCGAGCTCGACGACGTGTGGCGTTCGCTCACGCCGGGTTCCGCGTCGGGTTCGACGCCCGGTGCGCGCGCCACCAACCCCGCCCCGACCACCCTCGGCGGGTTCTCGCACGTCTGGCTCGACGGCCGCGTCCGCCCCTCGCTCGACCACAGCGTGCCGCAGATCGGCGCCCCTGCAGCGTGGGCCGCCGGCTTCCGGGGGAAGGGTGTCGAGGTGGCCGTCCTCGACACCGGCGTCGACGCGACGCACCCCGACCTCGCCGACCGCGTCACCGAGCAGCGCGACTTCAGCGAGAGCGCCTCCGGGCCGACCGACCACTTCGGCCACGGCACCCACGTCGCCTCGACCATCGCCGGCACCGGCGCCGCCAGCGGCGGTCGCCTGCAGGGCGTCGCGCCCGAGGCCACCATCCTCTCGGGCAAGGTGCTCGGCGACGACGGCTCCGGCTACGACTCGTGGATCATCGCCGGGATGGAGTGGGCGACCGCCAGCGGCGCCACCGTCGTCAACATGAGCCTCGGCGGCGGCCCCACGGACGGCTCCGACCCGCTCAGCCTCGCCGTCGACCGCCTCTCGGCCCAGACCGGCGCCCTGTTCGTCGTCGCCGCGGGCAACGAGGGCGAGGAGGAGACCGTCGGTGCCCCCGGCGCCGCCCCCGCCGCCCTGACCGTCGCCGCGGTCGACCGGGACGAGAACCTCGCCGAGTTCTCCAGCCGCGGCCCGCGCCTCGGCGACGGCGGCCTCAAGCCCGAGATCAGCGCGCCCGGCGTCGACATCGTCGCCGCCCGCGCCGCCGGCACGACGATGGGCACGCCGGTCGACGAGCGCTACACGACGGCCTCCGGGACCTCGATGGCCACCCCGCACGTCGCCGGTGCGGCCGCGCTGCTCGCCCAGCAGCATCCGGGCTGGGACGGCGCGCGCCTCAAGGACGCCCTCGTCAGCTCGGCCCGACCCAACCCGACCCTGTCGGTGTGGCAGCAGGGGGCCGGTCGGGTCGACCTCGCCCGCGCCGTGTCGCAGAGCGTGTTCGCCTCTGCCACGGCCGACTTCGCCCGCCCGACCGAGGAGGGACCGGTCACCCGCACGGTGACGTACCGCAACGACGGCGACGTCCCGGCCGAGCTCGCGCTGCGCCTCGACGTCTCGGATGCCGACGTGGCCGGCCGCACGACGGACGCGTTCTCCGCGCCCTCGGCCGTCACCGTCCCCGCCCGGGGCAGCGCCGACGTCGTCGTCACGCTCGACACGACGCGGCTCGAACGCGGCCGGTGGAGCGGGGCCCTCGTCGCGAGCGCCGGTGACGGTGACGTCACGCGCACCGCGGTCGGCGCCCTGAGGTCGGGGCCCCGACACCGGGTCACGGTGCGGGCCGTCGACTTCGAGGGCCGCGACACCGGCGCTCCGGTGCTCACCCTCTTCGGCGACCGGCCCGGCACCGACTGGGTCCAGTACGTCAGCGAGGGCGACCCGCTGCAGATGGACGTCGAGGAGGGCACCTACCTGCTGCACGCCCTCGTCAACCAGTACGACCCGCAGGACCAGCGCCTCGGCGAGATCCTGGACCCGGCGCTGACGATCACGGGCGACACCGAGATCGTGCTCGACGCCCGGCTCACCCGCAAGGTGCTCGTGCAGACGCCACAGCCCGCGCAGCAGCAGACCGTGCTCAGCCTCTACGCACACCGGGAGTTCGGCACGGGTCGCCGGGTCAGCCACGGCGTCATGGAGTTCGGTGAGAACACGATCTGGGTGACGCCGACGCGCGCGCCCGCCGACGGCACGTTCGAGTTCTCGACCCGGTGGCAGCTCGTGCGGCCCTCCGCGCTGCTCACCGTCCCGGGCCTCGGCGAGCGGCCGCAGGTGAACCTGCTGCCGGACTCCCCGGTGCTGCCCGAGCCGACGACCTACGACCTCGTCGCCCCTGGTCCCTCGCTGGCCGGCGCGACGGGCAAGGTCGCCGTCGTGAGGTCGGCCGGGTGGGACGACGAGCAGGTGCTGCTGCGCCGCGCCGCGAAGGTCGGTGTCGCCGGCATCGTCGTCGTGCGCCCGCCGGACTACTCCATCCGCACCGTGTTCCAGCCCACCGCCCGCCCGGCCGCGGTGCCCTCGATGGTGACGACCACCGCCGACGGTGACCGCCTCGTCGCCCGGGCGCAGCAGGGCCGGGCCCGGGTCACGCTCGACCTGCGGCGCACCAGCCCGTACCTCTACGACGTCGTCACGGTGGCGACGGGCCGGGTGCCCGACCAGGTCGTGCACGTCGTCTCGCCGTCGAACAGCCGCCGCATCACGACGACCTACGGCGACATGGGCTCGGGCGGCTGGGCCGACGAGCAGCGGTTCGGCTGGCGTCCGTGGCAGGACTACGCGTGGAACGACACCCGGCGCCTCGTCGCCACCCCGAGCCAGCGCGAGGAGTGGGTCTCGACCGGCGACACCCTCTGGCAGCACCGGGTCTCGCACCTGCGCGACGGCTGGGCCCAGGGACCGCTCGACAGCGGCCTCAGCGAGCTGCCGACCTCGTACCCTCCCGGCCGCGAGACCGAGCGTTGGTACGCGCCGGTCGTCCGCCCGGCGGCCGCACCGGGGGTCCCCTCACGCCGCGTCGGTGACCGCCTCGAGCTGCGCGTCGCCGAGTTCGTCGACGCCGACGGGCACGTCGCCGTGGGCTACGACGGTGAGCAGCAGGCCCGGCTGTACCGCGACGGCAGCCTCGTGGCCGAGCTGCCGTACGGCCAGGCCGACGTCATCACCACCCCGGGAGAGGCGCGCTACCGACTCCACCTCGCCACGACCCGGCGCGGGCCGGAGTGGCAGTGGGGCGTGCGCACGTCGACGTCGTGGTCGTTCCGCTCCGCGCACACGCCCGAGGCGGGGGCCGACCTCGACCTGCTGCAGGTGCGGTACGACGTGCCCGCTGCCGCCGACGGCCGGGTCACGGCCCGCGCCCACACGGTGGGCATCGAGGTGCGCCGGCAGGACGGCTCGTCCGTGGCCGGGGCCACCCTCGCGGTGTCGTCGTCGGGCGACCGGGGCACGACGTGGTCGAGCCTGCCCGTCCGCCGGGTGGGTGACGGGTTCCAGGTCTCGGTCCCGGCCGGCAGCGACCCCGTCTCGCTGCGGGTCGACGCCGCGGACCGCAGCGGCAGCCTTGTGCAGCAGACGGTGGTCGACGCCTACGGGAGGCGCTGA
- a CDS encoding LuxR C-terminal-related transcriptional regulator: MTAAMPLDPREERAYRLVVGLAGARSDQLAEVAGTTTSDAADLLARLHAKGLVSRRPGGEPEFVALPPEVALATTLLRQQESLDAARQLVSSLSDEYRAASRRRDAHAAVEVVVGSRVLRDTLRGLQDSATSEILWFCRANPLAMAGSENLEEEAALRRGVRYRAVYERALVEAPGELDGILEAVGWGEEARVTPTLPVRLAVVDRSTAVCPLTYDGDRAVGEPSAAVIGRGQLLDALLALFEGCWERATPLVGEVDGAAAATAGAPEAVTEAGDAVTAQDRTVLSLVVAGLPDKSISSQLRVSRRTVQRRLTRLMTIAGVDTRTALAYQAARRGWV; the protein is encoded by the coding sequence GTGACGGCGGCCATGCCGCTCGACCCGCGCGAGGAGCGCGCCTACCGCCTGGTCGTCGGCCTCGCCGGCGCGCGGTCGGACCAGCTCGCCGAGGTGGCGGGGACGACGACGTCGGACGCGGCCGACCTGCTCGCCCGCCTGCACGCCAAGGGTCTGGTCAGCCGGCGACCGGGCGGTGAGCCCGAGTTCGTCGCCCTGCCGCCCGAGGTCGCTCTCGCGACCACCCTGCTGCGACAGCAGGAGTCGCTCGACGCGGCCCGTCAGCTCGTCTCCTCGCTGAGCGACGAGTACCGCGCCGCGAGCCGGCGCCGCGACGCCCACGCGGCGGTCGAGGTCGTCGTCGGCAGCCGGGTGCTGCGCGACACGCTGCGCGGTCTGCAGGACTCGGCCACGAGCGAGATCCTCTGGTTCTGCCGGGCCAACCCCCTCGCCATGGCCGGGTCCGAGAACCTCGAGGAGGAGGCCGCGCTGCGCCGCGGCGTGCGCTACCGGGCGGTGTACGAGCGGGCGCTCGTCGAGGCACCCGGCGAGCTGGACGGCATCCTCGAGGCGGTCGGGTGGGGCGAGGAGGCGAGGGTGACGCCGACGCTGCCGGTGCGTCTCGCCGTCGTCGACCGCTCGACCGCGGTGTGCCCGCTCACGTACGACGGCGACCGCGCGGTGGGCGAGCCGTCCGCCGCCGTCATCGGGCGGGGCCAGCTGCTCGACGCGCTCCTCGCGCTGTTCGAGGGCTGCTGGGAACGGGCCACCCCGCTCGTCGGCGAGGTGGACGGCGCCGCGGCCGCGACGGCCGGCGCCCCCGAGGCGGTGACCGAGGCGGGCGACGCGGTCACCGCCCAGGACCGCACCGTGCTCTCGCTCGTCGTCGCCGGTCTGCCCGACAAGTCGATCAGCTCGCAGCTGCGCGTCAGCCGTCGGACGGTGCAGCGCCGGCTCACCCGGCTCATGACCATCGCCGGGGTCGACACCCGGACCGCCCTGGCGTATCAGGCCGCCCGCCGCGGCTGGGTCTGA
- a CDS encoding PHP domain-containing protein, protein MTARPAPQLRLQAVDLGSDVHTHSTWTDGADGLGSMADAAVAAGLHTWGISDHVRTDSTWLPEYVAEVRALHRDGLTVRCGVEVKMLDDRGHLDLPADLPPLDLVLVADHQFPGVDGPVHPREVASAVTTGRTPAAAVVERVVLATAAAVRRSPAPTVVAHLFSLLPKCAVDEQDLEPSLLADLLAELAAACRAADAAVEANEKWGCPASGVLVTLADAGVRIVAGSDAHRAADVGRFDRLLDALGRPAQAGARRSP, encoded by the coding sequence GTGACGGCCCGCCCCGCGCCGCAGCTGCGGTTGCAGGCGGTCGACCTCGGCAGCGACGTGCACACCCACTCCACGTGGACCGACGGCGCCGACGGGCTCGGGTCGATGGCCGACGCGGCCGTGGCGGCGGGCCTGCACACGTGGGGCATCAGCGACCACGTGCGCACCGACTCCACGTGGCTGCCCGAGTACGTGGCCGAGGTCCGCGCCCTGCACCGTGACGGCCTCACCGTGCGGTGCGGCGTCGAGGTCAAGATGCTCGACGACCGTGGGCACCTCGACCTGCCGGCCGACCTGCCGCCGCTCGACCTCGTCCTCGTCGCCGACCACCAGTTCCCGGGGGTCGACGGGCCGGTGCACCCGCGCGAGGTGGCGAGCGCCGTCACGACGGGGCGCACCCCGGCGGCGGCCGTCGTCGAGCGCGTCGTGCTCGCGACCGCGGCCGCCGTGCGCCGCAGCCCCGCGCCGACCGTCGTCGCCCACCTCTTCAGCCTGCTGCCGAAGTGCGCCGTGGACGAGCAGGACCTCGAGCCCTCGCTGCTCGCCGACCTCCTCGCGGAGCTCGCGGCCGCCTGTCGCGCGGCCGACGCGGCGGTGGAGGCCAACGAGAAGTGGGGCTGCCCGGCATCCGGGGTGCTCGTGACCCTCGCGGATGCCGGTGTGCGCATCGTCGCGGGGAGCGACGCCCACCGCGCCGCCGACGTCGGCCGGTTCGACCGGCTGCTCGACGCCCTCGGCCGGCCCGCGCAGGCCGGCGCGCGGCGGTCACCGTGA
- a CDS encoding ATP-grasp domain-containing protein, whose translation MTGAPGSRTVLVTGAGGAAAVTLLRALRDRYRVVAADIDPHAVGLYLADPGDRVLLPRGDDPRFVDALLEAARAHGADLVVPTVDVELLEVSRRADDFAAHGIRLLVERPTTLGTCLDKWALMQACADTVRVPATVLLEGGTTDEEVAALGTPFIVKPRSGAGGRGFAVLPDAAHLDGVPRDGSQILQEWLPGEEFSVDVLARPDGHVVAAVPRRRDKVDSGIAVAGRTVADPALVTFGRTVAEAIGVVGVVNVQVRRAVDGTPALLEVNPRFPGTMALTVAAGVDMPRLSVAAAFGDPVPDHVEFAEVAVVRHWDEVLVPVAEYCDVPSADPVPAALGAAT comes from the coding sequence ATGACCGGCGCACCCGGCTCCCGCACCGTCCTCGTCACCGGCGCCGGCGGGGCGGCGGCGGTGACGCTGCTGCGCGCGCTGCGCGACCGGTACCGCGTCGTCGCCGCGGACATCGACCCCCACGCCGTCGGCCTCTACCTCGCCGACCCCGGCGACCGGGTGCTGCTCCCCCGCGGCGACGACCCCCGCTTCGTCGACGCCCTGCTCGAGGCGGCCCGCGCCCACGGTGCCGACCTCGTCGTGCCCACCGTCGATGTCGAGCTGCTCGAGGTCTCCCGGCGGGCCGACGACTTCGCGGCCCACGGCATCCGACTGCTCGTCGAGCGCCCGACCACCCTCGGGACGTGCCTTGACAAGTGGGCCCTCATGCAGGCGTGCGCCGACACCGTGCGGGTGCCCGCCACGGTGCTGCTCGAGGGCGGCACGACGGACGAGGAGGTCGCCGCGCTCGGCACGCCCTTCATCGTCAAGCCGCGCAGCGGTGCCGGCGGCCGCGGCTTCGCGGTGCTGCCCGACGCCGCGCACCTCGACGGGGTGCCCCGTGACGGCAGCCAGATCCTGCAGGAGTGGCTGCCCGGCGAGGAGTTCTCCGTCGACGTGCTCGCCCGGCCCGACGGGCACGTCGTCGCCGCCGTCCCGAGGCGGCGCGACAAGGTCGACTCCGGCATCGCGGTGGCCGGGCGCACCGTCGCCGACCCGGCCCTCGTGACCTTCGGCCGCACGGTGGCCGAGGCGATCGGCGTCGTCGGCGTCGTCAACGTCCAGGTGCGCCGCGCGGTCGACGGCACGCCCGCCCTGCTCGAGGTCAACCCGCGCTTCCCCGGCACCATGGCCCTGACCGTCGCGGCCGGGGTCGACATGCCGCGTCTCTCCGTGGCCGCCGCCTTCGGCGACCCCGTGCCCGACCACGTCGAGTTCGCCGAGGTCGCCGTCGTGCGCCACTGGGACGAGGTGCTCGTGCCGGTCGCCGAGTACTGCGACGTGCCCTCAGCCGACCCGGTGCCGGCGGCCCTCGGGGCGGCGACGTGA